In Sedimentibacter sp. MB31-C6, one genomic interval encodes:
- the infC gene encoding translation initiation factor IF-3, with protein MIKELQINEQIRDKEVRVIDSDGSQLGIISTKEAMQIAESKKLDLVNVSPTAKPPVCRIMNYGKYKYAQAKKEKESKKKQKVINVKEIRMTPNIEDHDLSVKAKNASKFLRDGDRVKVAVRFRGRELGHTQVGREVLLKFAEMIADCSTIEKQPKMEGRNMTMFLTPKK; from the coding sequence ATTATTAAAGAACTTCAAATTAACGAGCAAATTCGTGATAAGGAAGTAAGGGTCATTGATTCAGACGGAAGCCAATTAGGTATTATTAGCACTAAAGAGGCTATGCAAATTGCGGAAAGCAAAAAGTTGGACTTAGTAAATGTATCGCCAACAGCAAAACCACCAGTATGCAGGATTATGAATTATGGTAAGTACAAATATGCTCAAGCAAAAAAAGAAAAAGAATCAAAGAAGAAACAAAAAGTCATTAATGTAAAAGAAATCAGAATGACTCCCAATATAGAAGATCATGACTTAAGTGTTAAAGCAAAAAATGCATCTAAGTTCTTACGGGATGGTGACAGAGTTAAAGTTGCTGTGCGATTTAGAGGAAGAGAGTTAGGTCATACTCAAGTTGGACGTGAAGTACTATTGAAATTTGCTGAAATGATAGCAGATTGTTCAACAATAGAAAAGCAACCAAAAATGGAAGGAAGAAACATGACTATGTTTCTAACACCAAAGAAATAA
- the rpmI gene encoding 50S ribosomal protein L35, with translation MPKLKTNRSAAKRFKKTGSGKIKRAKQGSNHFTGKKASKSIRNLRKSTLVSDADLGRISKLLPY, from the coding sequence ATGCCAAAATTAAAAACTAACAGATCAGCTGCTAAAAGATTTAAAAAAACTGGAAGCGGAAAAATTAAAAGAGCAAAGCAAGGAAGCAACCATTTCACTGGTAAAAAAGCTTCTAAATCAATAAGAAATTTAAGAAAAAGCACATTGGTATCTGATGCTGATTTAGGAAGAATTAGCAAATTATTACCATATTAA
- the rplT gene encoding 50S ribosomal protein L20, with translation MARVKRAVNAKKNHKKVLKLAKGYYGAKSKLYRTANQAVMKSLQYAYVGRKLRKREFRQLWIARINAAARQNGMSYSRFINALKVNGIDINRKMLSEMAIYDPAGFTNLVEQVKSN, from the coding sequence ATGGCTAGAGTAAAAAGAGCTGTAAATGCAAAGAAAAATCATAAAAAAGTATTGAAACTTGCCAAAGGTTATTACGGAGCTAAGAGCAAATTATATAGAACAGCAAATCAAGCAGTAATGAAATCATTACAATATGCATATGTAGGAAGAAAGTTAAGAAAAAGAGAATTTAGACAATTGTGGATTGCTAGAATAAATGCTGCAGCAAGACAAAATGGAATGTCTTACAGTAGATTTATTAATGCTCTAAAAGTTAATGGTATTGATATTAACAGAAAGATGCTTTCTGAAATGGCAATTTATGATCCAGCTGGATTTACAAATTTAGTTGAACAAGTAAAATCAAATTAA
- a CDS encoding TrkH family potassium uptake protein, with translation MEDLNRRKNFEQKNPHIIFIIGFVTVILIGSMLLSLPIATQSGVSIGFIDALFTSTSATCVTGLAVVNTAQHWSVFGKIIIIILIQIGGLGVMTMATLISFFLGKKITLKTRILIMEERNVDELHGVVKLTKNILVYTFGLELLGAILLSFVFIKDYGVAKGIGFSIFHSISSFCNAGFDLFGNSLIDYVDNAFVNFVICFLIIIGGLGFFVFMDIYKNKGLKKLTLHSKLVLIITVILLIGGALLVFFLEYDNSETMSNLSFLGKIQASLFQSITTRTAGFNTIEISDLRMPSIVIFIFLMFIGGSPASTAGGIKTTTIGVVFIAIYNLVKGNKSVEIFEKKITGKTILKAVSVIGLASMLIFVVTVILTITEADKGFDFLDIFFEVVSASATVGLTRGLTAELSFFGRVLLTIVMFVGRVGSLTVVYAFLKEDKKVGSYSYPEGKIIIG, from the coding sequence ATGGAAGATTTAAATAGAAGGAAGAATTTTGAACAAAAAAATCCTCATATTATATTTATAATAGGATTTGTAACTGTAATTTTAATCGGTTCAATGCTTTTAAGCTTACCAATAGCAACTCAAAGTGGCGTAAGTATTGGATTTATTGATGCTCTATTTACATCTACATCTGCAACATGTGTTACTGGATTGGCAGTAGTGAATACAGCACAACATTGGTCGGTCTTTGGAAAGATTATTATTATAATTTTAATTCAAATTGGTGGATTAGGTGTTATGACTATGGCTACTTTGATATCATTTTTTCTTGGTAAAAAAATAACATTAAAGACGAGAATTCTTATTATGGAAGAGAGAAATGTAGATGAGTTACATGGAGTTGTGAAGCTAACTAAGAACATTTTAGTTTATACCTTTGGATTAGAATTATTAGGTGCTATTTTACTTTCTTTTGTATTTATAAAGGACTATGGGGTAGCGAAGGGCATAGGATTTTCTATATTTCATTCTATATCATCATTTTGTAATGCTGGTTTTGATTTATTTGGGAACAGTTTGATAGATTATGTAGATAATGCATTTGTTAATTTTGTAATATGTTTTTTAATTATAATAGGTGGATTAGGTTTTTTTGTATTTATGGATATTTATAAAAACAAAGGATTAAAAAAATTAACCCTTCATTCAAAGCTAGTATTAATAATAACGGTTATATTGTTAATAGGAGGAGCACTTCTAGTGTTCTTTTTAGAGTATGACAATTCGGAAACTATGAGCAATTTAAGTTTTTTAGGTAAAATACAAGCCTCTTTGTTTCAGTCAATTACTACAAGGACAGCGGGATTTAATACTATTGAAATTAGTGATTTAAGGATGCCTAGTATAGTTATTTTTATATTTTTAATGTTTATTGGTGGCTCACCTGCTTCAACTGCTGGTGGTATAAAAACAACAACCATTGGTGTCGTTTTTATAGCTATATACAATTTGGTTAAAGGTAATAAAAGTGTTGAAATTTTTGAAAAAAAAATCACTGGTAAAACCATATTAAAGGCAGTATCAGTTATAGGTTTAGCATCTATGTTAATTTTTGTTGTTACAGTTATACTGACGATAACTGAAGCGGATAAAGGATTTGATTTTTTAGATATATTTTTTGAAGTTGTATCTGCTTCTGCAACTGTAGGATTAACGAGAGGTTTGACAGCAGAATTAAGTTTTTTTGGTAGAGTTCTATTAACAATTGTAATGTTCGTTGGTAGGGTAGGCTCACTGACTGTCGTATATGCTTTTTTAAAAGAAGATAAAAAAGTAGGCAGTTATTCCTATCCAGAGGGAAAGATAATTATTGGATAA
- a CDS encoding potassium channel family protein, which produces MKEIIVIGCGRFGTSVAKTLNDLGHDVMIVDNDAETVEELSEFVTHAIQIDATDESAYNALGLKNFDVAVIAIGSNLEASIMATLMAKEKGVPFVIAKAKNETHAMLLKKIGADNIVFPERDMGIRIANNLTTPNILEAIRLSSEYSIIETVALEEWVDNTIEDLKFSKVHKVNIIAIRSGEEIYISPPPDSVIKKGDILVVLGDNKSLKKFNGKE; this is translated from the coding sequence ATGAAAGAAATAATAGTAATTGGATGTGGCAGATTCGGTACTTCGGTAGCTAAAACGCTAAATGACCTTGGTCACGATGTTATGATAGTAGATAATGATGCTGAAACAGTGGAAGAACTTTCGGAATTTGTCACCCATGCAATTCAGATTGACGCAACTGATGAGTCAGCTTATAATGCTTTAGGATTAAAAAATTTTGATGTTGCTGTCATTGCAATTGGTTCTAATCTTGAAGCATCAATAATGGCAACATTAATGGCAAAAGAAAAGGGAGTACCTTTTGTTATAGCTAAGGCAAAAAACGAAACTCATGCAATGTTACTTAAAAAAATTGGAGCAGATAATATAGTTTTCCCAGAAAGAGATATGGGTATAAGAATTGCTAACAATTTAACTACACCAAATATACTAGAGGCGATAAGATTGTCATCTGAATATAGTATAATTGAAACGGTAGCTTTAGAAGAATGGGTAGATAATACAATAGAAGATTTGAAATTTTCGAAGGTACATAAAGTAAATATAATAGCAATAAGAAGCGGTGAAGAAATTTACATATCTCCACCTCCTGACAGTGTTATAAAAAAGGGTGATATATTAGTTGTGTTAGGGGACAACAAGAGTTTGAAAAAATTCAATGGAAAGGAATAG
- a CDS encoding TrmH family RNA methyltransferase has product MEIIKSKDNSKIKYIRSLSIKKNREAESSFIVEGIKFIKEAINECSEVRFVLLNENSSEKEEIKNLLNMLIKQKIEYFFCEDNIFSGISETINSQGILAVVRKNKYTKKEILDNCKFVIMCDRIQDPGNLGTIIRTADAFGPTAIILNKGCVDAYNPKVVRATAGAMFRVPIIYIESDIEIISYMKHEGFKIISTVVDSAYSFESIDNSDKICIVIGNEGQGISQEIIDESNICISIKMTGRSESLNASIAAGISIYEIRKKLL; this is encoded by the coding sequence ATGGAAATTATTAAAAGTAAAGATAATAGTAAAATTAAATATATCCGTTCCTTAAGTATAAAAAAAAATAGAGAAGCTGAGAGTTCATTTATTGTCGAAGGTATAAAATTTATAAAAGAAGCTATAAACGAGTGCTCAGAAGTAAGATTTGTCTTATTAAATGAAAATTCATCTGAAAAAGAAGAGATAAAGAATCTTTTAAATATGTTAATAAAACAAAAAATAGAATATTTTTTTTGTGAAGATAATATATTTAGTGGTATTTCAGAAACTATTAATTCACAAGGAATATTGGCTGTAGTAAGAAAAAACAAATACACCAAGAAAGAGATTTTAGATAATTGTAAATTTGTTATAATGTGTGACCGCATACAAGATCCGGGGAATTTAGGAACTATTATAAGAACTGCAGATGCCTTTGGGCCTACAGCTATAATATTAAATAAAGGCTGTGTTGATGCATACAATCCAAAAGTTGTTAGAGCAACAGCTGGTGCTATGTTTAGAGTACCTATAATATATATTGAAAGTGACATAGAAATAATTAGTTATATGAAACATGAAGGGTTTAAGATAATTTCCACAGTTGTTGACTCAGCTTATTCCTTTGAAAGTATCGATAATTCTGATAAAATATGTATAGTAATTGGTAATGAAGGGCAGGGTATTTCTCAGGAAATAATAGATGAATCCAATATTTGTATTTCAATAAAAATGACTGGAAGATCTGAATCTCTAAATGCTTCAATTGCAGCAGGAATCTCTATTTATGAAATAAGAAAAAAACTATTGTAA
- the pheS gene encoding phenylalanine--tRNA ligase subunit alpha: MKEQLLKLKTEALNQLKECIENADIEKIRVQYLGKKGELTQILRSMGSLSEEERPEMGKLANEVRAIIENEIKEIKGKLDTKVAEAKLKSESLDITMPGILPEIGRRHPLMQVKEELESLFMRMGYDVVDGPEIETVSNNFDDLNAPYDHPSRDKSDTFYISEDLVLRTHTSPVEIRAMKEGKLPIRMVSTGRTFRFDDVDDTHSPMFHQMECLVVDKGVTMANLKDSIDQFVKELFGSEMKTRFRPHNFPFTEPSAEVDVSCPICMGKGCPACNGTGWSMELLGCGMTHPNVLRNCGIDPEVYSGYAFGMGIDRVAMVKYGIPNIRLLFENDVRFLKQF; the protein is encoded by the coding sequence ATGAAAGAACAACTTTTAAAGTTAAAGACAGAAGCATTAAATCAATTAAAAGAATGTATTGAAAATGCTGATATTGAAAAAATAAGGGTTCAATATTTAGGGAAAAAAGGTGAATTGACTCAAATACTAAGATCAATGGGTAGTTTATCTGAAGAAGAAAGACCTGAAATGGGGAAGTTAGCAAATGAAGTAAGAGCTATAATTGAAAATGAAATAAAAGAAATAAAAGGTAAATTAGATACAAAAGTAGCAGAAGCTAAATTGAAATCTGAGTCATTGGATATTACAATGCCTGGCATTTTACCTGAAATTGGAAGAAGACATCCTCTAATGCAAGTCAAAGAAGAACTTGAAAGTTTATTTATGCGTATGGGATATGATGTAGTTGATGGACCTGAAATAGAAACAGTAAGCAATAATTTCGATGATTTAAATGCACCTTATGACCATCCATCAAGAGATAAATCCGATACTTTTTATATCTCAGAGGATTTAGTATTAAGAACTCATACTTCACCAGTTGAAATAAGAGCAATGAAGGAAGGAAAATTACCTATTAGAATGGTTTCTACAGGAAGAACTTTTCGTTTTGATGATGTTGATGATACACATTCACCGATGTTTCATCAAATGGAATGCTTAGTTGTTGATAAAGGTGTAACGATGGCTAATTTAAAGGATTCTATAGATCAATTTGTAAAAGAATTATTTGGAAGTGAAATGAAAACTCGGTTTAGACCCCATAACTTTCCATTTACTGAACCGAGTGCAGAGGTTGATGTATCATGTCCAATATGTATGGGTAAGGGTTGTCCTGCCTGCAATGGAACAGGTTGGAGCATGGAATTGCTTGGTTGTGGTATGACACATCCAAATGTACTTCGAAACTGTGGCATAGATCCAGAAGTTTATTCAGGATATGCATTTGGCATGGGGATTGATAGAGTGGCTATGGTAAAATACGGGATACCTAATATTAGACTGTTATTTGAAAATGATGTAAGATTTTTAAAACAATTTTAA
- the pheT gene encoding phenylalanine--tRNA ligase subunit beta, with translation MLVPIKWMSQYVDINTDNKTLADKLTLTGSHVDAVIDYEKKVENVVTGKILEIVKHPNADKLVVTKIDINEGEPVQIITGANNINEGDVVPVCLEGAVLPNGLKIKKTKFRGLPSYGMMCSYEELGFDDKVIPKEFKDGIAILPANTELGVDIKDALSLNGSALEVEVTFNRPDCLNIVGMARETAATLGTKFKFPKIEIKNEVDKITDYLDDVVIEDENLCSRFYAKVIKDIKIGPSPLWMQRTLMDAGMRPINNIVDVTNYVMLELGQPLHAYNLESLKGRKLVARRAKKDEKIVTIDQVERSLESEMLVIADAEKPACIAGVMGGLHSEINDDTKIMVLESANFNPNSVRGTSKKLGMRSEASARNEKPMGYVMVEIASKRACQLIEMIGAGTVVSGYLEAGKSEYVSPIVTLRPYRVTELLGVEIPVEDMLKSLNILEIESTYDKEKISCKIPYFRTDIEQEADLIEEVGRMYGLENIESKPLQGNIRVGKKSEKRLLEDEIKNILCGMGLNEITTYSFISPKAYDNICVPENSELRNYIKLLNPLGEDYSSMRSTLIPNMMDVIQRNINRGADEAKLFEIGSTFIPKQIPVVDQPIEKTKICIGMYGKLDFFNLKGVIEGILSRFGISVKLKFVKDNSTFHPGRTADMFVNGESIGIYGEINPKVTNNYGLDNKVYIAEIDIDKILVNKNTEWKYETLPKYPSMVRDIAVKVKDDVLAGDMEETIKSVNPYLIENVKLFDVYKGEHIEIGFKSTAFSVTYRNKERTLKEKEVEKVHQKILEELEKKFEATLR, from the coding sequence ATGTTAGTACCTATTAAATGGATGAGTCAATATGTTGATATAAATACTGATAATAAAACTTTAGCAGATAAATTAACACTTACGGGGTCTCATGTTGACGCTGTTATAGATTATGAAAAGAAAGTAGAGAATGTTGTTACAGGTAAAATTTTAGAGATAGTAAAACATCCTAATGCGGATAAGCTAGTAGTCACTAAAATAGATATAAATGAAGGAGAGCCTGTACAAATAATTACGGGAGCAAATAATATTAATGAAGGTGATGTCGTTCCAGTATGTTTAGAAGGCGCTGTTCTTCCAAATGGACTAAAAATAAAGAAAACTAAATTTAGAGGACTTCCTTCTTATGGAATGATGTGCTCATATGAAGAGCTAGGTTTTGATGATAAAGTTATTCCAAAGGAATTCAAAGATGGAATTGCTATTCTTCCTGCAAATACTGAACTGGGAGTTGATATTAAGGATGCATTATCATTAAACGGAAGTGCATTAGAGGTTGAAGTAACATTTAACAGACCTGATTGTTTGAATATAGTTGGAATGGCTAGAGAAACGGCAGCGACTTTGGGAACTAAGTTTAAATTTCCTAAAATAGAAATAAAAAATGAAGTGGATAAAATAACAGATTATTTAGATGATGTTGTGATAGAAGATGAAAATTTATGCAGTCGTTTTTATGCAAAAGTAATTAAAGACATAAAAATTGGGCCTTCTCCACTTTGGATGCAAAGGACGTTGATGGATGCTGGTATGAGGCCGATTAATAATATAGTAGATGTAACAAACTATGTAATGTTAGAATTAGGGCAGCCTCTTCATGCTTATAATTTAGAATCGTTGAAAGGTAGAAAATTAGTTGCAAGAAGAGCTAAAAAAGATGAAAAAATAGTTACTATAGACCAAGTTGAAAGAAGTTTAGAAAGTGAAATGCTAGTTATTGCAGATGCTGAAAAACCTGCTTGTATTGCTGGTGTTATGGGTGGATTACATTCTGAAATTAATGATGATACTAAAATTATGGTTTTGGAAAGTGCTAATTTTAATCCGAATTCTGTGAGAGGAACATCTAAAAAACTGGGTATGCGTTCAGAAGCTTCTGCTAGAAATGAAAAGCCAATGGGTTATGTTATGGTTGAAATAGCGAGTAAAAGAGCTTGTCAGCTAATTGAAATGATAGGGGCTGGTACAGTTGTAAGTGGATATTTAGAGGCAGGAAAAAGTGAATATGTGTCTCCTATTGTAACACTTCGCCCATATAGGGTAACTGAACTTCTTGGTGTTGAAATACCAGTAGAAGATATGCTTAAATCTCTTAATATTCTTGAAATAGAAAGCACCTATGATAAAGAAAAAATTAGTTGTAAAATTCCATATTTTAGAACTGACATAGAACAAGAAGCTGATTTAATAGAAGAAGTTGGTAGAATGTATGGTTTGGAAAACATTGAGTCTAAACCTCTACAAGGAAATATCAGAGTAGGTAAAAAGTCAGAAAAGAGATTGTTAGAAGACGAAATTAAAAATATATTATGTGGGATGGGATTAAATGAAATAACGACTTATTCTTTTATTAGCCCTAAGGCATATGATAATATATGTGTTCCGGAAAATAGTGAATTAAGAAATTATATAAAATTATTAAATCCGTTGGGAGAAGATTATAGCTCAATGAGATCTACCTTAATTCCTAATATGATGGATGTTATTCAAAGAAATATAAATAGAGGTGCAGATGAAGCCAAACTATTTGAAATTGGAAGTACCTTTATACCTAAACAAATTCCAGTTGTTGATCAACCTATAGAAAAAACAAAAATTTGCATAGGAATGTATGGAAAGCTTGATTTCTTTAATTTAAAAGGAGTTATCGAAGGAATTTTGTCAAGATTTGGAATATCGGTGAAACTAAAGTTTGTTAAAGATAATTCGACATTTCATCCAGGCAGAACAGCAGATATGTTTGTTAATGGCGAAAGTATTGGAATTTATGGTGAGATAAACCCTAAAGTAACAAATAATTATGGATTAGACAATAAGGTTTATATTGCAGAAATTGATATCGATAAAATTTTGGTAAATAAAAATACTGAATGGAAATACGAGACTCTACCTAAATATCCTTCAATGGTAAGGGATATTGCTGTTAAGGTAAAAGATGATGTGTTAGCAGGTGATATGGAAGAAACTATTAAGTCAGTAAATCCATATCTTATTGAAAATGTTAAGTTGTTTGATGTATATAAAGGTGAACATATCGAGATAGGTTTTAAAAGTACAGCATTTTCAGTAACTTATAGAAATAAAGAACGTACTTTGAAGGAAAAAGAAGTTGAAAAGGTACATCAGAAAATTTTAGAAGAATTAGAGAAAAAATTTGAAGCTACACTTAGATAA
- the lgt gene encoding prolipoprotein diacylglyceryl transferase has product MDPVAFSIFGVDIMWYGVLISLGVLIGVLLALREAKRVGFKEENLLDFLLIAIPTAIVGARAYYVIFSWDYYSQNLNQIINIRNGGLAIHGALILGVIVGYIFCKVRKINIFQLLDIVIPSVSLGQAIGRWGNFINQEAHGGPTDLPWGIIVDGQKVHPTFLYESLLDFSIFIFLIWYRKKKRKTEGEAFALYLILYSMARFFVEGLRTDSLMFLNMRVAQLVSVISIILGIVLFYFLRKNLKTTK; this is encoded by the coding sequence ATGGATCCAGTGGCATTTAGTATATTTGGAGTAGATATAATGTGGTATGGAGTATTAATATCACTTGGAGTACTTATAGGTGTTTTATTGGCACTAAGAGAAGCAAAAAGAGTAGGATTTAAAGAAGAAAATTTATTAGATTTCTTACTAATTGCAATTCCAACTGCCATAGTCGGTGCTAGAGCTTATTATGTGATTTTTTCTTGGGATTATTATAGTCAAAATTTAAATCAAATTATAAACATTAGAAATGGCGGCTTGGCAATTCATGGAGCTTTAATATTAGGTGTTATAGTTGGTTATATATTTTGTAAAGTTCGAAAAATTAATATTTTTCAGTTGCTCGATATAGTAATACCTAGCGTTTCCCTTGGTCAGGCAATAGGAAGATGGGGTAATTTTATTAATCAGGAAGCCCATGGAGGACCTACAGATTTGCCTTGGGGAATAATTGTAGATGGACAGAAAGTCCACCCAACATTTTTATATGAATCCCTATTAGATTTTTCTATATTTATTTTTCTAATATGGTATAGAAAGAAAAAGAGAAAAACTGAAGGAGAAGCTTTTGCTCTTTATCTAATATTATACTCAATGGCTCGATTCTTTGTTGAAGGTTTAAGAACTGACAGTTTAATGTTTTTAAATATGCGTGTAGCACAACTCGTAAGTGTAATATCCATTATTTTAGGTATAGTATTATTTTATTTTCTTAGAAAAAACTTAAAAACAACTAAGTAA
- the mraZ gene encoding division/cell wall cluster transcriptional repressor MraZ: MFTGEYIHSFDEKGRVIIPSKFRNELGENFYIGKGLDKCLFVYPIETWTEFVGKLKNLSTFNKQERFFLRRFVSGFSECSFDKQGRILVPPSLREFSGLNNEATIIGVIDRIEIWNKDSWTEYSNDDEFDFDSISEKMSELGIGL; this comes from the coding sequence ATGTTTACTGGTGAATATATACATTCATTTGATGAGAAGGGAAGAGTTATAATTCCTTCTAAATTTAGAAATGAACTAGGAGAAAATTTCTATATTGGTAAAGGTTTGGATAAATGTTTATTCGTTTATCCTATTGAAACATGGACAGAATTTGTTGGTAAACTCAAAAATTTATCTACTTTTAATAAACAGGAACGATTTTTTTTAAGAAGATTTGTTTCTGGATTTAGTGAATGTAGTTTTGATAAACAGGGTAGAATATTAGTGCCGCCATCTCTACGAGAATTTAGCGGATTAAATAACGAAGCTACTATAATAGGGGTTATAGATAGAATTGAAATTTGGAATAAAGACAGTTGGACTGAATACTCCAACGATGACGAATTTGATTTTGACAGCATTTCGGAAAAAATGTCAGAATTGGGGATAGGTTTATAA
- the rsmH gene encoding 16S rRNA (cytosine(1402)-N(4))-methyltransferase RsmH — MNYNHTSVLLKESIDGLNIKKDGIYVDATLGGGGHTCEILKRAIDGKVIGIDQDDYAIDRARERLKEFDNFTAVNSNFKNIDKVLNELNIDKIDGIIFDLGVSSFQLDIPERGFSYNNDMPLDMRMDKSQTTTARHIVNGYDEEELTRILKDYGEENWAARIAKFIVQEREIEFIETTGQLVSIIKKAIPKQVRQEGSHPAKRTFQAIRIEVNKELEILETTIKSAVDRLKHKGRICVITFHSLEDRIIKNTYVNLNKDCICPPEFPQCICDHRRKLKIITKKPIVASDEELNENRRARSAKLRIGERV, encoded by the coding sequence ATGAATTATAACCACACATCGGTTCTGTTAAAGGAATCTATTGATGGATTGAACATAAAAAAAGATGGAATTTATGTCGACGCAACTTTAGGCGGGGGAGGACATACTTGCGAAATACTTAAAAGAGCTATAGATGGAAAAGTAATTGGTATAGATCAAGATGATTATGCAATAGACAGGGCAAGAGAAAGGCTGAAAGAATTTGATAACTTTACAGCTGTAAATAGTAATTTTAAAAATATTGATAAAGTATTAAATGAATTAAATATAGATAAAATAGATGGAATAATTTTTGACTTAGGTGTTTCATCATTTCAATTAGATATACCAGAAAGAGGATTTAGTTATAATAATGATATGCCTCTTGACATGAGAATGGACAAAAGTCAAACAACAACTGCAAGACATATAGTAAATGGATATGATGAGGAAGAATTAACTCGTATCCTTAAGGACTATGGTGAAGAAAATTGGGCAGCAAGAATAGCTAAGTTTATTGTACAAGAAAGAGAAATTGAATTTATTGAAACAACAGGTCAACTTGTAAGTATAATAAAAAAGGCTATACCTAAACAAGTTAGACAAGAAGGGTCTCATCCGGCAAAAAGAACATTTCAGGCTATACGAATAGAAGTCAATAAAGAATTGGAAATACTTGAAACTACAATTAAAAGTGCAGTGGACAGATTGAAACATAAAGGAAGAATTTGTGTTATAACATTTCATTCCTTAGAGGATAGAATTATTAAGAATACATATGTGAATTTGAATAAGGACTGCATTTGTCCGCCAGAATTTCCACAGTGTATATGTGATCACAGACGCAAATTAAAAATAATTACAAAAAAACCAATAGTTGCATCTGATGAGGAACTAAATGAAAATCGCAGGGCACGAAGTGCAAAGCTAAGAATAGGTGAAAGGGTGTAG